Proteins encoded in a region of the Phacochoerus africanus isolate WHEZ1 chromosome 8, ROS_Pafr_v1, whole genome shotgun sequence genome:
- the LOC125133240 gene encoding LOW QUALITY PROTEIN: zinc finger protein 615-like (The sequence of the model RefSeq protein was modified relative to this genomic sequence to represent the inferred CDS: inserted 2 bases in 1 codon): MELNYRTPSWCGRELLVVGKNLHPFGDQKEIWKVDDTLQYHLQNQSIQKSVKQYHDHNTFANIVNQSGSHFLLKQNCDVFDLHEKPLKSNVSFENQKRSCNLKNSAVFNENGKSLLHANHVQSFTEITFPVSAKPINTKLQSMKQQRIHNIEKAQVCVEYGKAFLKMSQLFYHQRVHTREKPHGCSMCGKAFSRKSRLTEHQRIHIGLKDYECTECDRTLKXKCQFSIHQKTHMGEKPYTCSECGKTFIKKCLLLEFPSWRSG, from the exons ATGGAGTTAAAttataggacacccagctggtgtggCAGAGAATTGCTTGTTGTGGGGAAAAATCTCCACCCATTTGGTGACCAGAAAG AAATCTGGAAAGTTGATGACACTCTACAGTATCACCTGCAAAACCAAAGCATTCAAAAGAGTGTGAAACAATACCATGACCAtaatacatttgcaaatattgttaATCAGAGTGGAAGTCATTTCCTGTTAAAGCAGAATTGTGATGTGTTTGACTTACATGAAAAACCACTCAAATCAAATGTAAGTTTTGAAAATCAGAAGAGAAGCTGTAACTTAAAGAACTCTGCTGTGtttaatgaaaatggaaagtCCTTACTCCATGCTAACCATGTACAATCTTTTACTGAAATTACCTTTCCTGTAAGTGCAAAACCTATCAACACTAAACTGCAGTCCATGAAGCAACAGAGAATTCACAACATAGAGAAAGCCCAAGTATGTGTTGAGTATGGAAAAGCCTTCCTCAAGATGTCTCAGCTCTTTTATCATCAGAGAGTTCATACTAGAGAGAAACCTCATGGATGCAGTATGTGTGGGAAAGCCTTCTCCAGAAAATCCAGGCTAACtgaacatcagagaattcatattGGACTGAAAGATTATGAGTGCACTGAGTGTGATAGAACCTTGAA AAAATGTCAGTTCAGCATACATCAGAAAACTCATATGGGAGAGAAACCTTACACATGTAGTGAATGTGGGAAAACATTCATCAAAAAGTGtctgctgttggagttcccgtcgtggcgcagtggttaa
- the LOC125132712 gene encoding zinc finger protein 615-like has protein sequence MEKSHLTVHGHTHTGEKPYICSTCGKGFSGKSMLVAHLRTHTGEKPYVCNECGKGFTLKSTLVMYQQTHIGEKPYKCTECGKAFRKKTCLIQHQRFHSGKTSFACTECGKFSLRKNNLITHQRIHMGEKPYECSKCRKAFTIKSGLSVHQSRYTGERPYGCCECGKAFAHLSILAKHKRIHR, from the coding sequence ATGGAGAAGAGTCATCTCACTGTACATGGGCACactcacacaggagagaaaccctatatATGCAGTACATGTGGCAAAGGCTTCAGTGGGAAAAGCATGCTGGTTGCACACCTGAgaactcatactggagagaaaccctatgtaTGTAATGAGTGTGGCAAGGGCTTCACCTTGAAGAGTACTCTAGTTATGTATCAGCAAACTCATATTGGAGAGAAACCATACAAATGCACTGAGTGTGGTAAAGCCTTCAGGAAGAAGACATGCCTCATACAACATCAGAGATTTCACTCAGGAAAGACTTCCTTTGCATGTACTGAATGTGGAAAATTCTCTTTGCGTAAAAATAATCTTATTACCCATCAGAGAATTCACATGGGAGAGAAGCCATATGAATGCAGCAAATGTAGGAAAGCTTTCACCATAAAGTCAGGGCTCAGTGTTCATCAAAGCAGATATACAGGAGAGAGGCCTTATGGGTGTtgtgaatgtgggaaagcttttGCCCACTTGTCAATCCTTGCTAAACATAAAAGAATTCATAGGTAA
- the ZNF614 gene encoding LOW QUALITY PROTEIN: zinc finger protein 614 (The sequence of the model RefSeq protein was modified relative to this genomic sequence to represent the inferred CDS: inserted 2 bases in 1 codon) produces the protein MIKAQELLTLEDVAVEFSWEEWQLLAPDQKDLYWDVMLENYNNLLSLGYQPTKLDTLSKFERGEPWIIEDKIQNRTCPGIGRIDSHLPEYSQNQRFLKSMQQCSEQNALRKSVHLSKTHFALMQNHTFDLYRKTLKSSLVNQNRRYTIKNPVEFNRDKKSFLHGNQEQLYSGIEFPESVKHISTKFQVFKHQRTNKTEKSQACSESEKTCTRKSQVIYHESIHTREKPHGCDPCGKSFRSVMFTKYPKTPKRDKPHLTSECRRVSNVKSSPTVYQQNHKGEKNYICNECGKGFTVKCYLIAHQRTHSGEKPYICIECGKGFTVKSNLIVHQRTHTGEKPYVCSECGKGFTMKRYLVVHERTHTGEKPYLCNECGKSFTVKSNLIVHHQSHTGEKSYVCSECGKGFTLKRNLIMHQRTHTGEKSYICNNCGKGFTTKHALVIHQRTHTGEKPYECNECGKAFSQKIFLIQHERCHTGKTPFVCTECGKSYSHKYGLITHQRIHTGEKPYECEECGKAFTTKSVLNVHLRTHTGERPYGCSDCEKAFSYLSSLAKHKKMHIKEMXVDSVKLEIPLTESHSSLLMSELGQNKSPVNAGTGEMPSVAAKT, from the exons GAATTGCTGACACTGGAGGATGTGGCTGTGGAGTTCAGCTGGGAGGAGTGGCAGCTCCTGGCCCCTGATCAGAAAGATCTTTACTGGGACGTAATGCTGGAAAACTATAACAATTTATTGTCACTAG GGTATCAACCAACAAAACTAGATACACTCTCCAAATTCGAACGTGGGGAACCATGGATAATAGAGGATAAAATCCAGAATAGAACCTGTCCAG GAATTGGGAGAATTGATAGTCATCTGCCAGAGTACTCTCAAAACCAAAGATTTCTCAAGAGCATGCAACAATGCAGTGAACAGAATGCATTAAGAAAGAGTGTTCATCTTAGCAAAACTCATTTTGCCCTAATGCAGAATCATACCTTTGACTTATACAGAAAAACTTTGAAATCAAGTTTAGTTAACCAGAATAGAAGATATACAATAAAGAACCCTGTGGAGTTTAATAGAGATAAGAAATCCTTTCTACATGGTAATCAGGAACAGTTGTATTCTGGAATTGAATTTCCTGAAAGTGTAAAGCACATTAGCACTAAATTCCAAGTCTTTAAGCATCAGAGGACTAACAAAACAGAGAAATCTCAAGCCTGCAGTGAAAGTGAGAAAACCTGCACCAGGAAGTCTCAGGTTATTTATCATGAGAGCATTCATACAAGAGAGAAACCCCATGGGTGTGATCCATGTGGAAAATCCTTCAGAAGTGTCATGTTCACTAAATACCCAAAAACTCCTAAACGAGACAAACCCCATTTAACCAGTGAATGCAGAAGAGTCTCTAATGTGAAGAGCAGTCCCACTGTCTATCAGCAAAaccacaaaggagaaaaaaactatatatgCAATGAGTGTGGAAAAGGTTTTACAGTGAAGTGCTATCTGATTGCCCATCAGCGAACTCATAGTGGAGAGAAACCTTACATATGCATTGAATGTGGAAAAGGCTTCACTGTGAAGAGCAATCTCATTGTGCATCAGCGCACTCACACGGGGGAGAAGCCCTATGTATGCAGTGAGTGTGGGAAAGGCTTCACTATGAAGCGCTATCTTGTTGTACATGAGCgaactcatactggagagaaaccctatttATGCAACGAATGTGGAAAAAGCTTCACTGTGAAGAGTAATCTCATTGTACATCACCAGTCACATACAGGGGAGAAATCTTACgtatgcagtgaatgtgggaaaggcTTCACATTGAAACGCAATCTCATTATGCATCAGCGGACTCATACGGGAGAGAAGTCTTACATATGTAACAACTGTGGAAAAGGCTTCACCACAAAGCACGCCCTTGTTATACATCAGCGAACTCACACAggggagaaaccctatgaatgcaATGAGTGTGGTAAAGCCTTTAGCCAAAAGATATTCCTTATACAGCATGAGAGGTGTCATACAGGAAAGACACCCTTTGTATGTACTGAGTGTGGAAAGTCCTATTCCCACAAGTACGGTCTCATTAcccatcagagaattcacacaggagagaagcccTATGAGTGCgaagaatgtgggaaagccttcaccACGAAGTCAGTACTCAATGTCCATCTAAGAACTCATACCGGAGAGAGACCCTATGGATGCAGTGACTGTGAGAAAGCCTTCTCTTACTTGTCAAGTCTTGCTAAACATAAGAAAATGCACATAAAAGAAAT AGTAGATTCAGTCAAGCTGGAAATTCCTTTAACAGAGAGTCACAGCTCATTACTGATGAGTGAACTTGGGCAGAACAAAAGCCCTGTTAATGCAGGGACTGGGGAAATGCCTTCTGTGGCAGCTAAGACTTAA